The proteins below are encoded in one region of Streptomyces roseirectus:
- a CDS encoding mechanosensitive ion channel family protein, with product MATTTLAINFTQGLNDAWSKVAQFVPKLVGFLIILAIGWFVSKMIARVLDRVLRKVGSERLAERAGADRFLRESKYDMTGIVCKIVYYALMLITLQLALGVFGTNPVSTMINSIVSWLPRGIVAVVLVVVAMAIANAVRSIVGSALSSMSYGRTLATVVWACILALGVIAALGQAGIATTVTQPVLYAALAAAAGILIVGVGGGMIGPMRERMERLLTTAERETTRARDSVSAYQTGRQDAMTNQPVRERTDQDM from the coding sequence ATGGCCACCACCACGCTCGCCATCAACTTCACCCAGGGACTGAACGACGCCTGGTCAAAGGTCGCGCAGTTCGTGCCGAAACTCGTCGGCTTCCTGATCATCCTCGCCATCGGCTGGTTCGTGTCGAAGATGATCGCGCGGGTCCTCGACCGCGTCCTGCGCAAGGTCGGCTCGGAACGGCTCGCGGAACGGGCCGGGGCGGACCGGTTCCTGCGGGAGTCGAAGTACGACATGACCGGGATCGTCTGCAAGATCGTCTACTACGCGCTGATGCTGATCACGCTCCAGCTCGCGCTCGGTGTCTTCGGCACCAACCCGGTCAGCACGATGATCAACAGCATCGTGTCGTGGCTGCCGCGCGGCATCGTCGCGGTCGTCCTCGTGGTCGTCGCGATGGCGATCGCCAACGCCGTGCGGTCGATCGTCGGCAGCGCGCTGTCGTCGATGTCGTACGGCCGCACGCTCGCGACGGTCGTGTGGGCCTGCATCCTCGCGCTCGGCGTGATCGCCGCGCTGGGCCAGGCGGGCATCGCGACGACGGTGACGCAGCCGGTGCTGTACGCGGCGCTCGCGGCGGCGGCCGGGATCCTGATCGTCGGGGTCGGCGGCGGGATGATCGGGCCGATGCGGGAGCGGATGGAGCGGCTGCTGACGACGGCCGAGCGGGAGACGACGCGGGCCCGGGACAGCGTGAGCGCGTACCAGACCGGGCGGCAGGACGCGATGACCAACCAGCCGGTGCGGGAGCGCACCGACCAGGACATGTGA
- a CDS encoding LAETG motif-containing sortase-dependent surface protein: MSIARNATARRLLGTGVASLALAAASVAAASGAWASGGGHGWQGGGQYRPGSGAGEKTEADRCQFSLDGTSFFDSVRVDDQNLKPSADGKVHVTVLGAGGTCTVSLASYLAHGATFETSGEQVFVDFDTVTVKRGQKDTLDIAVPDAGCFAQVDLYRGSVRFDGKKDAQDGFEHGELPKGPDRPVIKDKLIAAWNGGTKDCTVTEQPPTSPPASPPATPPAEQPPASTPPSPDEEPPVSSSPSPSPSVSESAPESTPPGEGGSSESPTPTPSASASTPAAAPTPNGGGGGLAETGAGNNTGALIGGAAALLAGGAAIVVATRRRRGTQG; this comes from the coding sequence ATGTCCATAGCGAGAAATGCCACCGCGCGCCGCCTGTTGGGGACGGGCGTCGCGTCGCTCGCCCTCGCCGCCGCCTCCGTCGCCGCCGCGTCCGGCGCCTGGGCGAGCGGGGGCGGACACGGCTGGCAGGGCGGCGGCCAGTACCGGCCCGGCAGCGGCGCCGGCGAGAAGACCGAGGCCGACCGCTGCCAGTTCTCGCTCGACGGAACCTCCTTCTTCGACTCCGTCAGGGTCGACGACCAGAACCTCAAGCCCTCCGCCGACGGCAAGGTCCACGTCACCGTCCTCGGCGCGGGCGGCACCTGCACCGTCTCGCTCGCCTCCTACCTGGCGCACGGCGCGACGTTCGAGACGTCCGGCGAGCAGGTCTTCGTCGACTTCGACACCGTCACGGTGAAGAGGGGTCAGAAGGACACCCTCGACATCGCCGTCCCGGACGCCGGCTGCTTCGCGCAGGTCGACCTCTACCGGGGCTCGGTGCGGTTCGACGGCAAGAAGGACGCCCAAGACGGCTTCGAGCACGGCGAGTTGCCCAAGGGTCCGGACCGTCCGGTCATCAAGGACAAGTTGATCGCCGCCTGGAACGGCGGCACGAAGGACTGCACGGTCACCGAGCAGCCGCCGACCTCTCCTCCGGCCTCCCCGCCGGCCACGCCGCCCGCCGAGCAGCCCCCGGCCAGCACGCCGCCGTCGCCGGACGAGGAGCCGCCGGTCTCGTCGTCCCCGTCACCGTCCCCCTCCGTGTCGGAGTCGGCGCCGGAGTCCACGCCGCCCGGCGAGGGGGGCTCCTCCGAGTCGCCGACGCCCACCCCGTCCGCCTCCGCGAGCACGCCCGCCGCCGCCCCTACCCCCAACGGGGGAGGCGGTGGCCTCGCCGAGACCGGTGCGGGCAACAACACCGGCGCCCTCATCGGCGGCGCGGCGGCGCTCCTCGCGGGCGGCGCGGCGATCGTGGTGGCGACGCGACGCAGGCGGGGGACGCAGGGGTGA
- a CDS encoding nucleoside hydrolase, with amino-acid sequence MTAQPIPVIMDVDTGVDDALALLFAVRHPAIDLRAVSCVAGNTDVDGVVRNTLTVLELAGAPEMPVARGAERPLIEPARSAQHVHGLDGMGDLGLPAPTRTPVELDAVSLLRREILASPRKVTLIPTAPFTNVALLLRTFPEVTANIERIVFMGGAVEIGNATPVAEFNVWHDPEAAAILLSAGVPLTMYGLDVFRQVLVPEDDIARLRASTDPVLRMTGDLLAHRDPDASGDPSPTGCLGDAGAVCAVADPGGLTTRLLPVEVSLAAGPTRGQTIVDRRPRPGEAEIHGLGREQPVVDVALEVDVERYVKLYLETVEGQGV; translated from the coding sequence GTGACCGCTCAGCCCATCCCCGTGATCATGGACGTGGACACCGGTGTCGACGACGCCCTGGCCCTGCTGTTCGCCGTCCGCCACCCGGCGATCGACCTGCGCGCGGTGAGCTGCGTCGCCGGGAACACGGACGTGGACGGCGTCGTCCGCAACACCCTGACCGTGCTGGAACTGGCGGGCGCGCCAGAGATGCCGGTGGCGCGGGGAGCGGAGCGCCCGCTGATCGAGCCGGCGCGCTCCGCCCAGCACGTGCACGGTCTGGACGGCATGGGCGACCTCGGGCTCCCCGCCCCTACCCGTACTCCTGTGGAGCTGGACGCGGTGTCACTCCTGCGGCGGGAGATCCTCGCGTCCCCGCGCAAGGTGACCCTGATCCCGACGGCCCCGTTCACCAACGTCGCGCTGCTGCTGCGGACGTTTCCCGAGGTCACCGCGAACATCGAGCGGATCGTGTTCATGGGCGGCGCGGTCGAGATCGGCAACGCGACGCCGGTCGCGGAGTTCAACGTCTGGCACGACCCGGAGGCGGCGGCGATCCTGCTGAGCGCCGGGGTCCCTCTCACGATGTACGGGTTGGACGTCTTCCGGCAGGTGCTGGTCCCCGAGGACGACATCGCCCGCCTGCGCGCGAGCACGGACCCCGTCCTGCGGATGACGGGCGACCTGCTGGCCCACCGCGACCCCGACGCCAGCGGTGACCCCAGCCCCACCGGCTGCCTCGGCGACGCGGGCGCGGTCTGCGCGGTCGCCGACCCCGGCGGCCTCACCACCCGTCTCCTCCCCGTCGAGGTCTCCCTCGCCGCCGGCCCGACCCGGGGCCAGACGATCGTCGACCGCCGCCCGCGCCCCGGCGAGGCCGAGATCCACGGCCTGGGCCGGGAGCAGCCGGTGGTGGACGTCGCGCTGGAGGTGGACGTGGAGCGGTACGTGAAGCTGTATCTGGAGACGGTGGAGGGCCAGGGGGTCTGA
- a CDS encoding NPP1 family protein — translation MFQEYKRFGKAALVAAATTTLAVGLTAGTASAAPNLSNLPESSTSFQRTFQPYFDYDSDGCFPAAAIDLWGNLNGGLNPSGSIGGGCRTDHLGNANTYARAKCNNGWCGIIYSLYFEKDQADPTGISGLGHRHDHECVVVWVKQGAAQPSYFSASRHGGFSTIPADQAPRDGVHVKIVYHKDGASTHAFRFAKSGETPEAWPDGGWDRPALVSWDHYPASKDPSKNLQTIMNNSDWGNANFPLQDSKFNDTLNKAKPSGISFDPYGAG, via the coding sequence GTGTTCCAGGAGTACAAGCGTTTCGGCAAGGCAGCTCTCGTCGCCGCGGCGACCACGACCCTCGCGGTGGGCCTCACGGCCGGCACGGCCTCCGCGGCCCCCAACCTGTCGAACCTGCCCGAGAGTTCGACCTCGTTCCAGCGCACCTTCCAGCCGTACTTCGACTACGACTCGGACGGCTGCTTCCCCGCCGCGGCGATCGACCTGTGGGGCAACCTCAACGGCGGCCTGAACCCCAGCGGTTCGATCGGCGGCGGCTGCCGGACCGACCACCTCGGCAACGCCAACACCTACGCGCGCGCCAAGTGCAACAACGGCTGGTGCGGGATCATCTACAGCCTGTACTTCGAGAAGGACCAGGCCGACCCGACCGGCATATCGGGCCTCGGCCACCGCCACGACCACGAGTGCGTGGTGGTCTGGGTGAAGCAGGGCGCCGCGCAGCCGTCCTACTTCTCCGCCTCCCGGCACGGCGGGTTCAGCACCATCCCGGCCGACCAGGCGCCGCGCGACGGCGTCCACGTCAAGATCGTCTACCACAAGGACGGCGCCTCCACCCACGCCTTCCGCTTCGCCAAGTCCGGTGAGACTCCGGAGGCTTGGCCCGACGGCGGCTGGGACCGCCCGGCGCTGGTCAGCTGGGACCACTACCCGGCCAGCAAGGACCCGTCCAAGAACCTCCAGACCATCATGAACAACTCCGACTGGGGCAACGCCAACTTCCCCCTCCAGGACAGCAAGTTCAACGACACCCTGAACAAGGCCAAGCCGTCGGGGATCTCCTTCGACCCCTACGGGGCGGGCTGA
- the thrS gene encoding threonine--tRNA ligase yields MEAHADHRRLGRELDLFDTDPLMGAGLPYWLPDGAVVRHELEEYVRELELSAGYRHVYSPVLGKRELYEISGHWDHYSDDMFPPMRLGSEEVLLRPSLCPHHALIYRSRARSYRELPLRIAELGGMYRSELSGVLGGLTRVRSIQLNDAHVFCTLDQAVEEASAALRLIRRAYDDLGIEASRYRLSLPGEGGKYVAGPELWSRATALLRKALEGIEYEEAEGEAAFYGPKIDVQISDPAGREATLSTVQIDFHQPERFGLSYIGPDGAKHRPVMVHRSIVGSVERAVAHLIERHGGAFPVWLAPVQLAVLPVSEAQEAHSLELVRQAESSGIRVAYAGPDQGSLGARIRAARLVPYQAVIGEREASGERAAVRLRDGRQVGAVGVAELVRRVGERSAARGTLLWE; encoded by the coding sequence ATGGAAGCGCACGCGGACCACCGCCGCCTCGGCCGCGAACTGGACCTGTTCGACACCGACCCCCTGATGGGCGCGGGCCTGCCCTACTGGCTCCCGGACGGCGCCGTCGTACGGCACGAACTGGAGGAGTACGTACGGGAGTTGGAGCTGTCGGCCGGATACCGGCACGTGTACTCGCCGGTCCTCGGCAAGCGGGAGCTGTACGAGATCTCGGGCCACTGGGACCACTACAGCGACGACATGTTCCCCCCGATGCGGCTCGGTTCGGAGGAGGTGCTGCTGCGCCCGAGCCTGTGCCCCCACCACGCCCTGATCTACCGCTCCCGCGCCCGCAGCTACCGCGAACTCCCGCTCAGGATCGCCGAGTTGGGCGGCATGTACCGCTCGGAGCTGTCCGGTGTCCTCGGCGGCCTGACCCGCGTCCGCTCGATCCAGCTGAACGACGCGCACGTCTTCTGCACCCTCGACCAGGCCGTGGAGGAGGCGAGCGCCGCCCTGCGCCTGATCCGCCGCGCGTACGACGACCTCGGCATCGAGGCGTCCAGGTACCGGCTGTCCCTGCCGGGCGAGGGCGGCAAGTACGTCGCCGGACCGGAGCTGTGGAGCCGGGCAACCGCCCTGCTGCGCAAGGCACTTGAGGGGATCGAGTACGAGGAGGCGGAGGGCGAGGCGGCGTTCTACGGCCCGAAGATCGACGTCCAGATCAGCGACCCGGCGGGCCGCGAGGCCACCCTGTCGACCGTGCAGATCGACTTCCACCAGCCCGAGCGGTTCGGCCTGAGCTACATCGGCCCCGACGGCGCGAAACACCGCCCGGTGATGGTGCACCGCAGCATCGTCGGCAGTGTCGAGCGGGCGGTGGCGCACCTGATCGAGCGGCACGGGGGCGCCTTCCCCGTGTGGCTCGCGCCGGTCCAGCTCGCGGTGCTCCCGGTGTCCGAGGCGCAGGAGGCCCACTCCCTGGAGCTAGTACGTCAGGCGGAGTCCTCGGGTATCAGGGTCGCGTACGCCGGTCCCGACCAGGGGAGCCTGGGGGCCCGGATCAGGGCGGCGCGGCTGGTGCCGTACCAGGCGGTGATCGGTGAGCGGGAGGCGTCGGGCGAGCGGGCCGCCGTCCGTCTGCGGGACGGGCGGCAGGTCGGGGCGGTGGGGGTGGCGGAGCTGGTGCGGAGGGTCGGCGAGCGGTCGGCGGCCCGCGGGACCCTCCTGTGGGAATGA
- a CDS encoding DUF6401 family natural product biosynthesis protein: MSPLARISSSYAPRFAEFAFEPAFTAAVDQHVAELRDRLEANHAGLIPRPPHREDLADYALGFLDALDELDWREPVGYDYAVCRLTAISWLVRHHELLAEQ, translated from the coding sequence ATGTCCCCTCTGGCCCGGATCAGCAGCTCGTACGCCCCGCGTTTCGCGGAGTTCGCGTTCGAGCCCGCTTTCACGGCCGCGGTCGACCAGCACGTCGCCGAGCTGCGCGACCGCCTGGAGGCGAACCACGCGGGCCTCATCCCCCGCCCGCCGCACCGCGAGGACCTGGCGGACTACGCCCTCGGCTTCCTGGACGCCCTCGACGAACTCGACTGGCGCGAGCCCGTGGGCTACGACTACGCGGTGTGCCGACTGACCGCGATCAGTTGGCTGGTTCGGCATCACGAACTGCTCGCGGAGCAGTAA